A genomic region of bacterium contains the following coding sequences:
- a CDS encoding DUF1559 domain-containing protein, protein MKRNGFTLIELLVVVAIISILAALLLPALNSARHKARLATCMNNLKQIGMCMRMYIEDWEGFIPPKNDGVPINWLLESNIGTDKGGPSGNSNTPHRLALLRWKYDYNLKKWVSSYATTNKLFFCPGIDYKRSKLYNYGNSYWMARNCGYSYSWRGASFWDGPVLISYPISIKFDQIFNYKRYHPNGWLAWVACPRSDLIKDPGAPHQDTGVNVLYYDGSVKFLPHRKEIVSNISVDYNTDGDAWLGQTYQFWYYAIDSYQKKF, encoded by the coding sequence ATGAAAAGAAATGGCTTCACATTAATTGAATTGCTTGTTGTAGTTGCGATTATTTCAATTCTTGCTGCCTTATTACTTCCTGCTTTAAATTCAGCAAGACATAAAGCACGACTTGCAACATGTATGAATAATTTGAAGCAAATTGGTATGTGTATGAGGATGTATATTGAGGACTGGGAAGGATTTATTCCACCGAAAAATGACGGTGTTCCAATTAACTGGTTACTCGAATCAAATATTGGAACAGATAAAGGAGGACCAAGTGGAAATAGTAATACACCTCATCGTCTTGCACTTTTAAGATGGAAATATGATTATAATTTGAAGAAATGGGTTTCTTCTTATGCTACAACAAATAAGCTTTTTTTCTGTCCTGGGATTGACTATAAAAGGTCTAAACTTTATAATTATGGAAATAGTTATTGGATGGCAAGAAACTGTGGATATTCTTATAGTTGGAGAGGTGCATCTTTCTGGGATGGTCCTGTTTTAATTTCATATCCAATATCAATTAAATTTGACCAGATTTTCAATTATAAAAGATATCATCCAAATGGATGGCTTGCTTGGGTTGCATGTCCAAGGAGTGATTTAATTAAAGACCCTGGAGCACCACATCAGGATACAGGTGTTAATGTTCTATACTATGATGGTTCAGTTAAATTTTTACCTCATAGGAAAGAAATAGTTTCCAATATAAGTGTGGATTACAATACTGATGGAGATGCATGGCTTGGACAAACATATCAATTCTGGTATTATGCAATTGATAGTTATCAGAAAAAATTTTAA
- a CDS encoding prepilin-type N-terminal cleavage/methylation domain-containing protein, with protein sequence MKEKGFTLIELLVVIAIIAILAAMLLPALDQARKRAQIATCMSNLKQIYVALSMYRNDYDKYFPTAYEPRANSCSASLTLLTGQYVYYNSPTKEGPDYLKNYSLFICPASSRTQSPTGVADWMNCSYAYARNFAEKNEREPKKYAIMADLKGDWQYYDTGKQANILCGYLIRNQSYMPNHSFDGVNILFLDGHTEFRGNTGTKKDQWGNRMSVLNLADISNIATGNTDPYALFYPLGF encoded by the coding sequence ATGAAAGAAAAAGGGTTCACGTTGATAGAACTTCTTGTTGTAATAGCAATCATAGCAATTCTTGCAGCAATGCTTCTACCTGCTCTTGACCAGGCAAGGAAAAGGGCTCAAATAGCAACCTGTATGAGTAATTTAAAACAGATTTATGTTGCTCTGAGTATGTACAGAAATGATTATGATAAATATTTTCCAACTGCCTATGAACCAAGAGCAAACTCATGTTCTGCATCTTTAACGCTCTTAACAGGTCAATATGTTTACTATAATTCTCCTACAAAAGAAGGTCCTGATTATCTGAAAAATTATAGTTTATTTATATGTCCAGCAAGCAGTAGAACACAATCGCCAACAGGAGTTGCTGACTGGATGAATTGTTCTTATGCATATGCAAGGAATTTTGCTGAAAAAAATGAAAGAGAACCAAAAAAATATGCCATTATGGCTGACTTAAAAGGTGACTGGCAGTATTATGATACAGGAAAACAGGCAAATATACTATGTGGTTATTTAATAAGGAATCAGAGTTACATGCCAAATCATTCATTTGATGGAGTTAATATCCTTTTCCTTGACGGTCATACAGAATTCAGAGGAAATACAGGAACTAAAAAAGACCAGTGGGGAAACAGAATGAGTGTTTTGAATCTGGCAGATATAAGTAATATTGCAACAGGAAATACAGACCCATATGCTTTATTTTATCCATTAGGATTTTAA
- a CDS encoding GntR family transcriptional regulator, whose amino-acid sequence MEKEKIFKTKLEVLKEKLLYEIFKKNPGEKLPTEHELAKIYGVNRSTVNKVLSLLENEGLIERKTGIGSIIKEKNERRLNYRIGVIVERSSGHVYEYLTRLMIKKIQDSRFFSLLVDLGEPTDKILSHLDEILENNPEFVIVDGIGYFPFWFLKENISKIRNLIFINRFETDLKLNATYILSDYEKGGYIGTKYLFEKTGEKILIVTQSNPSYRPNIDEERLKGVKRAFEEYGIEFKDENLIVNKNEKYLKEAIRKIFEKEKEIRGIFTFADNVGRQVQEILEELGMWLGVDYIMVGYFNTSHSIDFSPQLPSISINEKGLIEKLGEVLNTGFPKEIFKVEPILIERKIREREVIS is encoded by the coding sequence ATGGAAAAAGAAAAGATTTTTAAGACAAAATTAGAAGTATTAAAAGAAAAACTTCTCTATGAAATTTTTAAAAAAAATCCAGGGGAAAAACTGCCGACCGAACATGAACTTGCGAAAATTTATGGAGTTAACAGAAGTACAGTAAATAAAGTTTTAAGTTTACTTGAAAACGAAGGACTTATTGAGAGAAAAACAGGTATTGGTAGCATAATTAAAGAAAAGAATGAAAGAAGATTAAATTACAGAATTGGTGTTATTGTAGAAAGAAGTTCAGGACATGTTTATGAATATTTAACAAGACTTATGATAAAAAAAATTCAGGACAGTAGATTCTTTTCATTACTTGTTGACCTTGGAGAACCAACAGATAAAATTCTTTCCCATCTTGATGAAATACTTGAAAATAATCCTGAATTTGTAATAGTGGATGGAATTGGTTATTTCCCTTTTTGGTTTTTAAAAGAGAATATTTCTAAAATAAGAAATTTGATTTTTATAAACAGATTTGAAACTGATTTAAAACTTAATGCTACATACATTTTAAGTGATTATGAAAAAGGTGGTTATATAGGAACAAAATATCTCTTTGAAAAAACAGGAGAAAAGATACTTATAGTGACGCAGAGCAATCCCTCTTATAGACCAAATATAGATGAGGAGAGGTTGAAAGGTGTTAAAAGGGCTTTTGAGGAATATGGAATTGAATTTAAAGATGAAAATTTAATTGTTAATAAAAATGAGAAATATTTGAAAGAAGCAATTAGAAAAATTTTTGAAAAAGAAAAAGAGATAAGAGGTATTTTTACATTTGCTGATAATGTTGGAAGACAGGTTCAGGAAATACTTGAAGAATTAGGAATGTGGCTTGGAGTTGATTATATTATGGTCGGTTACTTCAATACAAGCCACTCAATTGATTTTTCTCCACAATTACCATCAATATCAATAAATGAAAAAGGACTTATTGAAAAACTCGGGGAAGTTTTGAATACCGGGTTTCCAAAAGAAATTTTTAAAGTTGAACCTATTCTTATTGAAAGAAAAATAAGAGAAAGGGAGGTGATATCATGA